In the Rhizobium sp. SSA_523 genome, CGTCTCGTGCTGCAGGATCAATTGGGTATTGCGGGCAATGCGGGCTGCAAATTCGGTCGGGAGTGCGATCGCCTCATCCAGCGCATTGGTATGAAGGGATTGTGTGCCGCCCAGCACCGCAGAAAGCGCTTCATAGGCTGTGCGGACGACATTGTTGTAGGGATCCTGCTCCTGCAGCGAGACGCCGGATGTCTGACAGTGCGTGCGCAGCATCGAAGAGCCCGGCTTTTTCGGCTCGAACTCCTCCATGATCCTCGACCAAAGCAGGCGCGCGGCGCGCAGCTTGGCCGCCTCCATGAAGAAATTCATGCCGATGGCAAAGAAGAAGGACAGCCGCCCGGCGAATTCATCGACGCTCAAGCCGCGCGCCAGGGCAGCGCGCACATATTCCCGACCGTCGGCAAGGGTGAAGGCCAGCTCCTGCACCAGCGTCGCGCCGGCCTCCTGCATGTGATAACCGGAGATCGAGATGGAGTTGAAGCGCGGCATCTCGCGGGCCGTATAGGCGATGATATCCGCAATGATGCGCATCGATGGTTCCGGCGGGTAGATATAGGTATTGCGGACCATGAACTCCTTCAGAATATCATTCTGTATGGTGCCGGACAGCTGATCGCGCGATACACCCTGCTCTTCCCCCGTCACGATGAAATTGGCCAGGATCGGAATGACCGCACCGTTCATCGTCATCGAGACGGAAACATCCTGCAGAGGGATGCCGCTGAACAGGATCTTCATATCTTCGACGCTGTCTATGGCGACGCCCGCCTTGCCGACATCGCCGACGACCCTCGGATGATCGGAATCATAGCCGCGATGCGTGGCCAGATCGAAGGCCACCGATACGCCTTGCTGGCCGGCGGCAAGCGCCTTGCGATAGAAGGCATTGCTTTCCTCTGCCGTCGAAAATCCGGCATATTGCCGGATCGTCCAGGGCCGTCCGGCATACATGGTGGCGCGCGGTCCCCGCACATAGGGCTTGAAGCCCGGCAGGCTGTCGAGATGATCGATCCCGTAGAGATCGTCCGCCGTGTAGAGCGGCTTGACCGGGATGCCCTCGGGCGTGTTCCACACCAGTTTCTCCGGCGAGGACTTCAGCTCCTTTTCAGCCAGCGCGTGCCAATCCTGCCCATCGGTCTTGCTGATCTTCTCCGACATCTGCTCTCTCCTCGGTTCACTCTAACGTTCAGTCGGTAGGGCACTGAAAGGATGCGCCGAATTGAAATCTATATCGCATCTTCCAGTCTCCATTTCAGCATTTCATGCCCGTATCCCGATCACTCGGCGATGGACGACACCCGCTTGACCTGATCCCTCGTCCGTCGCGGCCGGGCCAGTTCCGAATTGACGCCGGTACTACCAGGTAGTACCATTAAGCGGAGTGTAGGAGAG is a window encoding:
- the scpA gene encoding methylmalonyl-CoA mutase; this encodes MSEKISKTDGQDWHALAEKELKSSPEKLVWNTPEGIPVKPLYTADDLYGIDHLDSLPGFKPYVRGPRATMYAGRPWTIRQYAGFSTAEESNAFYRKALAAGQQGVSVAFDLATHRGYDSDHPRVVGDVGKAGVAIDSVEDMKILFSGIPLQDVSVSMTMNGAVIPILANFIVTGEEQGVSRDQLSGTIQNDILKEFMVRNTYIYPPEPSMRIIADIIAYTAREMPRFNSISISGYHMQEAGATLVQELAFTLADGREYVRAALARGLSVDEFAGRLSFFFAIGMNFFMEAAKLRAARLLWSRIMEEFEPKKPGSSMLRTHCQTSGVSLQEQDPYNNVVRTAYEALSAVLGGTQSLHTNALDEAIALPTEFAARIARNTQLILQHETGVTKVVDPLAGSYYVESLTKELADKAWALIEEVESLGGMTKAVADGLPKRLIEEAATRRQARVDRGEEIIVGVNKYRLENEEPIDILDIDNTAVRNSQIKRLEQIRRQRDPKRVAEALALLEEVAESGEGNLLAAAVEAARARATVGEISDAMRQAFGDHSAVPEVVSDIYGSAYADDPEYQTLTGRLSAFAQATGIKPKMLVAKLGQDGHDRGAKVIASAFGDIGFQVIAGPLFQTPEEAAELAVAQKVQVVGMSSLAAGHKTLAPQLVEALKRQGAEEVIVVVGGVIPRQDYQFLLDCGVAAVFGPGTNVLDAARAILDLMEGRRRNA